A genome region from Microbacterium terricola includes the following:
- a CDS encoding cell division protein SepF encodes MSNPLKKTMVYLGLADEEEVYEEPAPVSRKASTQVAEKTGTVTPLHRPAVVRQPAVGTVSEILTVHPKQYRDAQVIAENFRDGIPVIINLSQMSDADARRLVDFASGLSLGLYGRIERVTSKVFLLSPEHVAVSGDGAVAQADPESVPFAQ; translated from the coding sequence ATGTCGAACCCGCTCAAGAAGACCATGGTGTACCTGGGCCTCGCCGACGAGGAAGAGGTCTACGAGGAGCCGGCTCCGGTGAGCCGCAAGGCGTCGACGCAGGTCGCCGAGAAGACGGGAACCGTCACGCCCCTGCACCGCCCCGCGGTGGTGCGCCAGCCGGCAGTCGGGACCGTGAGCGAGATCCTCACCGTGCACCCCAAGCAGTACCGCGACGCACAGGTGATCGCCGAGAACTTCCGTGACGGCATCCCCGTCATCATCAACCTCTCGCAGATGAGCGACGCGGACGCACGGCGCCTGGTCGACTTCGCGAGCGGACTCTCCCTCGGCCTCTACGGACGCATCGAGCGGGTCACGAGCAAGGTCTTCCTGCTCTCGCCCGAGCACGTCGCCGTGTCCGGCGACGGGGCTGTGGCGCAGGCCGACCCCGAGTCGGTTCCCTTCGCCCAGTAG
- a CDS encoding DivIVA domain-containing protein has protein sequence MALTPDDVVTKQFQHVRFKEGFDPDEVDDFLDEIVVEWRKTIAENDELKAKLAAFESGETPAAAAPVEQPVAEPVVEQPAPVAEVPAPTPAPVSTAAPAAATAGIIELAQRLHDEHVAEGQAKRDQLISEANAQAASIVAEAEAKGRDELARLEKERASLESSISELRDFERDYRTQLRSYIEGQLRDLETTTAGSGVSAVS, from the coding sequence ATGGCATTGACCCCGGATGACGTCGTCACCAAGCAGTTCCAGCACGTTCGCTTCAAGGAGGGCTTCGACCCGGACGAGGTCGACGACTTCCTCGACGAGATCGTGGTCGAATGGCGCAAGACCATCGCCGAGAACGACGAGCTGAAGGCCAAGCTGGCCGCGTTCGAGTCCGGCGAGACCCCGGCCGCTGCCGCTCCGGTCGAGCAGCCCGTGGCAGAGCCCGTCGTCGAGCAGCCTGCTCCCGTAGCCGAGGTGCCGGCACCGACGCCCGCACCCGTGTCCACTGCGGCTCCTGCCGCCGCGACGGCCGGCATCATCGAGCTCGCGCAGCGTCTGCACGACGAGCACGTCGCCGAGGGTCAGGCCAAGCGCGACCAGCTCATCTCCGAAGCCAACGCCCAGGCCGCGTCGATCGTCGCCGAGGCCGAGGCCAAGGGCCGCGACGAGCTCGCGCGCCTCGAGAAGGAGCGCGCGTCGCTGGAGAGCAGCATCAGCGAGCTCCGCGACTTCGAGCGCGACTACCGCACGCAGCTGCGCAGCTACATCGAGGGTCAGCTCCGCGACCTCGAGACCACGACCGCCGGCTCCGGCGTGTCGGCTGTCAGCTAG
- the murC gene encoding UDP-N-acetylmuramate--L-alanine ligase: MIRPDLSLPIPEHIEAAHFIGIGGSGMSGLARMFLARGIRVSGSDRADSQALRDLADLGARVHVGHDAANLGDADTVIHTGAIWPENPEFVLAKERGLPVIHRSQALHWLIGGRRLVSVAGAHGKTTSTGMIVTALQAQGVDPTFVNGGVIAQLGVSSGTGSDELFVIEADESDGTFLLYDTSIALITNVDPDHLDHWGSADAFYDGFATFANKAREAVVISADDPGARIVAERITHDRVMTFGESDAADVRLSQVRTDGPVAFTLTHDGRAVEGRLQVPGAHNAVNAAGVVAVLLTLGHDLESAVRAVEGFTGTVRRFELHGVAHGVSVFDDYAHHPTEVEAALSAARTVVGEGRIIALHQPHTYSRTQHMYREFAEVLERNADHTVVLDVYGAREDPVPGVTGALVSGAFADPAHVHYVPDWQQAAEYTAAVAEEGDYVITLGCGNVYLIIPQVLEALAART; encoded by the coding sequence ATGATCAGACCCGACCTGAGCCTTCCCATCCCCGAGCACATCGAGGCCGCGCACTTCATCGGCATCGGCGGCTCCGGCATGTCGGGGCTCGCCCGCATGTTCCTCGCGCGGGGCATCCGCGTGTCGGGATCCGACCGCGCCGACAGCCAGGCGCTGCGCGATCTCGCGGACCTCGGTGCGCGCGTGCACGTCGGACACGACGCCGCCAATCTCGGCGACGCCGACACGGTCATCCACACCGGCGCGATCTGGCCGGAGAACCCCGAGTTCGTCCTCGCCAAGGAGCGCGGGCTGCCGGTGATCCACCGTTCCCAGGCGCTGCACTGGCTGATCGGCGGACGCCGGCTCGTCTCGGTCGCCGGTGCGCACGGCAAGACGACGTCGACCGGCATGATCGTCACCGCGCTGCAGGCGCAGGGCGTCGACCCCACGTTCGTGAACGGGGGAGTGATCGCCCAGCTCGGCGTCTCCAGCGGGACGGGTTCCGACGAGCTCTTCGTCATCGAGGCGGACGAGTCGGACGGCACCTTCCTGCTCTACGACACCTCGATCGCGCTCATCACGAACGTCGACCCCGACCACCTCGACCACTGGGGCAGCGCCGACGCGTTCTACGACGGCTTCGCGACCTTCGCGAACAAGGCCCGCGAAGCGGTCGTCATCTCGGCCGACGACCCCGGCGCGCGGATCGTCGCCGAGCGGATCACGCACGACCGCGTGATGACCTTCGGAGAGTCGGATGCTGCGGACGTGCGCCTCTCGCAGGTGCGCACCGATGGGCCGGTCGCCTTCACCCTCACCCACGACGGCCGCGCGGTCGAGGGGCGACTGCAGGTGCCGGGCGCCCACAACGCGGTCAACGCCGCGGGCGTCGTGGCGGTCCTGCTCACCCTCGGCCACGACCTGGAGAGCGCCGTGCGCGCCGTCGAGGGCTTCACCGGCACCGTGCGGCGCTTCGAGCTGCACGGCGTCGCACACGGCGTCAGCGTCTTCGACGACTACGCGCACCACCCGACCGAGGTCGAGGCGGCGCTGTCCGCCGCCCGCACGGTCGTCGGCGAGGGACGCATCATCGCGCTGCACCAGCCGCACACCTACTCGCGCACCCAGCACATGTACCGCGAGTTCGCGGAGGTGCTCGAGCGCAACGCCGACCACACCGTCGTGCTGGACGTGTACGGCGCCCGTGAAGACCCGGTGCCCGGCGTCACCGGCGCGCTGGTCAGCGGCGCCTTCGCCGACCCCGCGCACGTGCACTACGTGCCCGACTGGCAGCAGGCGGCCGAGTACACCGCCGCCGTCGCCGAAGAGGGCGACTACGTCATCACCCTCGGCTGCGGCAACGTCTACCTGATCATCCCGCAGGTCCTCGAGGCGCTGGCGGCGCGGACGTAG
- the ftsW gene encoding putative lipid II flippase FtsW has product MTTTDAPTLRPANPQAEAPARRGLAARVSLGAVFAPVPSEFLLIASTALMLTGFGLVMVLSATSATATAAGEPPYEDVLKQAVFAMIGIPLMFVASRFPVSFWKKIAWPALIGATLFQLLVFTPLGVTNDGNRNWITIGGFQAQPSEFLKLALCLWIGYVLFRKQTLLALWRHVFIPLVPVSALVIGTVLAGHDLGTVIILVLIVLGALFFSGVKLRIFLLPLIAAVGILGVFAVTSPNRMKRIMSFLNPDCLADYLNSCYQPLHGIWALAGGGIFGLGLGNSREKYDWLPAASNDYIFAIVGEELGLIGCIVVLALFTLFTVGAFHVIRKTPDPFVRIVSGGIIVWIVGQALINIGVVLRVLPVLGVPLPFMSQGGTSLLSVLVACGALLSFARTLPVRGGIHPVQQRVAPRQAR; this is encoded by the coding sequence GTGACGACGACCGACGCACCGACCCTCCGCCCCGCGAACCCGCAGGCTGAGGCCCCCGCCCGGCGCGGCCTCGCCGCACGCGTCTCGCTCGGCGCCGTCTTCGCACCGGTGCCCAGCGAGTTCCTGCTGATCGCCTCGACGGCGCTCATGCTCACCGGGTTCGGGCTGGTGATGGTGCTGTCGGCGACGTCGGCCACCGCGACCGCCGCGGGGGAGCCGCCGTACGAGGACGTGCTGAAGCAGGCGGTGTTCGCCATGATCGGCATCCCGCTGATGTTCGTGGCCAGCCGGTTCCCGGTGTCGTTCTGGAAGAAGATCGCGTGGCCCGCCCTGATCGGGGCGACCCTGTTCCAGCTGCTCGTCTTCACGCCCCTCGGTGTGACCAACGACGGCAACCGCAACTGGATCACCATCGGCGGGTTCCAGGCGCAGCCGTCCGAGTTCCTCAAGCTCGCCCTCTGCCTCTGGATCGGCTACGTGCTGTTCCGCAAGCAGACGCTCCTCGCGCTCTGGCGGCACGTGTTCATCCCCCTCGTCCCCGTCTCCGCGCTCGTGATCGGCACCGTGCTCGCCGGCCACGACCTCGGCACCGTGATCATCCTCGTGCTCATCGTGCTCGGCGCGCTGTTCTTCTCCGGGGTGAAGCTGCGCATCTTCCTGCTGCCGCTGATCGCGGCCGTCGGCATCCTCGGCGTGTTCGCCGTCACGAGCCCGAACCGCATGAAGCGCATCATGAGCTTCCTGAACCCGGACTGCCTCGCGGACTACCTGAACAGCTGCTACCAGCCGCTGCACGGCATCTGGGCCCTCGCGGGCGGCGGCATCTTCGGCCTGGGCCTCGGCAACTCGCGCGAGAAGTACGACTGGCTGCCCGCCGCGTCGAACGACTACATCTTCGCGATCGTCGGCGAAGAGCTCGGCCTCATCGGGTGCATCGTGGTGCTCGCCCTGTTCACGCTGTTCACGGTGGGGGCGTTCCACGTCATCCGGAAGACGCCCGACCCGTTCGTGCGCATCGTCTCCGGCGGCATCATCGTCTGGATCGTCGGCCAGGCCCTCATCAACATCGGCGTCGTGCTGCGGGTGCTGCCGGTGCTGGGCGTGCCGCTGCCGTTCATGTCGCAGGGCGGCACGTCCCTCCTCTCGGTGCTCGTCGCCTGCGGCGCGCTGCTGTCGTTCGCCCGGACGCTGCCGGTCCGCGGCGGCATCCACCCGGTGCAGCAGCGGGTCGCGCCCCGCCAGGCGCGCTGA
- the mraY gene encoding phospho-N-acetylmuramoyl-pentapeptide-transferase encodes MRSLLTAAAISLAFTLLLTPVILRLFRQWGWGQIIRTEADGNVPAHEAKRGTPTMGGVIFIVATVVGYFVGTYAGGFPPTISGLLVLWMMVGFGIVGFIDDYMKVHRQRSLGLTGWRKIFGQVLVTVPWAIVALQFPNQYDQTPASPFISVFRDVPALSFMAIGAAGVLIYLLWITFIGVAWSNSTNVTDGLDGLATGIGIFTIGALSLVTFWQYQQRCYSEALVAAYQSACYETRDPLDLTIVAAAFVGALIGFLWWNAPRAQIFMGDVGSLAIGGVIASMSILSRTEILSILVAGAFIIGPGSVILQRVYFRATRGRRLFLNSPFHHHLEMRGWPEATIVVRMWIIAAILAVSGVGLAYVEWLSRT; translated from the coding sequence GTGAGATCACTACTGACGGCGGCGGCGATCTCCCTGGCGTTCACCCTTCTGCTCACCCCGGTCATCCTGCGGCTCTTCCGCCAGTGGGGCTGGGGTCAGATCATCCGCACCGAGGCCGACGGCAACGTCCCGGCCCACGAGGCCAAGCGCGGGACTCCGACGATGGGCGGCGTGATCTTCATCGTCGCCACCGTGGTGGGCTACTTCGTCGGCACGTACGCGGGCGGATTCCCTCCCACCATCTCCGGCCTCCTGGTGCTGTGGATGATGGTCGGATTCGGCATCGTCGGCTTCATCGACGACTACATGAAGGTGCACCGCCAGCGCAGCCTCGGTCTCACCGGCTGGCGCAAGATCTTCGGTCAGGTGCTGGTCACCGTGCCATGGGCCATCGTCGCCCTGCAGTTCCCGAACCAGTACGACCAGACGCCCGCCTCGCCGTTCATCTCGGTGTTCCGCGACGTGCCTGCACTGTCGTTCATGGCCATCGGCGCCGCCGGCGTCCTCATCTACCTGCTCTGGATCACCTTCATCGGGGTGGCCTGGTCCAACAGCACCAACGTCACCGACGGTCTCGACGGGCTCGCGACCGGCATCGGCATCTTCACGATCGGGGCGCTCAGCCTCGTCACCTTCTGGCAGTACCAGCAGCGCTGCTACTCGGAGGCGCTGGTCGCCGCCTACCAGTCGGCCTGCTACGAGACGCGCGATCCGCTCGACCTCACGATCGTCGCCGCCGCGTTCGTCGGCGCGCTCATCGGGTTCCTGTGGTGGAACGCGCCGCGCGCGCAGATCTTCATGGGAGACGTCGGCTCGCTCGCCATCGGCGGGGTGATCGCCTCGATGTCGATCCTGTCGCGCACGGAGATCCTCAGCATCCTCGTCGCCGGCGCCTTCATCATCGGCCCGGGTTCCGTCATCCTCCAGCGCGTGTACTTCCGGGCGACGCGCGGCAGACGCCTGTTCCTGAACAGTCCGTTCCACCATCACCTCGAGATGCGCGGGTGGCCGGAGGCGACGATCGTCGTGCGGATGTGGATCATCGCCGCGATCCTCGCCGTCAGCGGCGTCGGGCTCGCGTACGTCGAGTGGCTCTCGCGGACATGA
- a CDS encoding FtsQ-type POTRA domain-containing protein yields MRRPSPLPPPVSRPTAALDEPADEPAEPAGFLAPSRKVADGLRGDDPIEEREPAIDADQDETADAASAPPVRLRDVWGAAWARRRALRAEVRRFTARQRRRRLIWIGVAGSLVILALITLGAAYSPLFAVERITVAGAKQLDAADVEAALAGQMGTPLPLVDESAVKAALVTFPLVETYTLEARPPHDLVVRIVERTPIGVIKSAAGYTLVDAAGVALSTTQEPEAGSPLLRVTGGVDSPAFAAVGQVMRSLPSSIRKQVTGIRASTPDDVTLRLGGTRTDVVWGSAEDSATKAVVLAKAMKARSPESVSAYDVSSPEAVVIR; encoded by the coding sequence ATGCGCCGGCCCTCGCCCCTGCCCCCGCCGGTCTCCCGGCCGACCGCGGCGCTCGACGAGCCGGCCGACGAGCCGGCAGAGCCGGCCGGCTTCCTCGCGCCGTCACGGAAGGTGGCCGACGGACTGCGGGGCGACGACCCGATCGAAGAGCGCGAGCCCGCGATCGACGCAGATCAGGACGAGACGGCGGATGCCGCATCCGCCCCGCCTGTGCGCCTCCGCGACGTGTGGGGCGCCGCCTGGGCGCGCCGGCGCGCACTGCGGGCGGAGGTGCGGCGGTTCACGGCTCGGCAGCGCCGCCGTCGCCTCATCTGGATCGGGGTCGCCGGCTCGCTCGTGATCCTCGCGCTGATCACCCTCGGCGCCGCCTACAGCCCGCTGTTCGCGGTCGAGCGGATCACGGTCGCCGGAGCGAAGCAGCTCGATGCCGCCGACGTCGAGGCCGCACTCGCCGGCCAGATGGGCACCCCGCTGCCGCTGGTGGACGAGAGCGCCGTCAAGGCGGCGCTGGTCACCTTCCCGCTTGTGGAGACGTACACCCTGGAGGCGCGGCCGCCGCACGACCTCGTGGTGCGGATCGTGGAGCGCACACCGATCGGCGTGATCAAGAGCGCCGCCGGCTACACGCTCGTCGACGCGGCCGGAGTCGCCCTCTCGACCACCCAGGAGCCCGAGGCCGGCAGTCCGCTGCTCCGGGTCACCGGTGGCGTCGACTCGCCGGCGTTCGCCGCAGTCGGGCAGGTCATGCGCTCGCTGCCGTCGTCGATCCGCAAGCAGGTGACCGGCATCAGGGCCTCGACGCCCGACGACGTCACCCTGAGGCTCGGCGGCACCCGGACGGACGTGGTGTGGGGGAGCGCGGAGGACTCCGCCACGAAGGCCGTCGTCCTCGCCAAGGCGATGAAGGCGCGGTCGCCCGAATCGGTCAGCGCGTACGACGTCTCGTCGCCCGAAGCCGTCGTCATCCGCTGA
- a CDS encoding YggT family protein, translating into MVVVQVVAAVLNTLLLIYILVLLARMILDWIPFFNREWRPRGAGLVAAEVVYTVTDPPLRFFRRLIPPLRIGSIAIDLGFTITLILCFVLMNITAALY; encoded by the coding sequence GTGGTCGTCGTACAGGTCGTCGCGGCGGTCCTCAACACCCTCCTGCTGATCTACATCCTGGTGCTGCTCGCGCGCATGATCCTGGACTGGATCCCGTTCTTCAACAGGGAGTGGCGTCCGCGCGGAGCCGGGCTCGTGGCGGCGGAGGTCGTCTACACGGTCACCGACCCTCCGCTGCGGTTCTTCCGACGCCTGATCCCTCCGCTGCGCATCGGCTCGATCGCGATCGATCTCGGTTTCACCATCACGCTGATCCTCTGCTTCGTGCTGATGAATATCACCGCTGCGCTGTATTGA
- the ftsZ gene encoding cell division protein FtsZ gives MSQNQNYLAVIKVVGVGGGGVNAVNRMIELGLRGVEFIAINTDAQALLMSDADVKLDVGRELTRGLGAGADPEVGRRAAEDHAEEIEEALRGADMVFVTAGEGGGTGTGGAPVVAKIAKSIGALTIGVVTKPFSFEGRRRQSQAETGVGKLKEEVDTLIVVPNDRLLEISDRGISMIEAFATADQVLLAGVQGITDLITTPGLINLDFADVKSVMQGAGSALMGIGSARGADRAIKAAELAVESPLLEASIEGAHGVLLSIQGGSNLGIFEINDAAQLVKEAAHPEANIIFGTVIDDTLGDEVRVTVIAAGFDGGEPALRIEPVAARVAAPPVLPVTPAADAAKELSADEREPEKVSVSVPDTSYDSAFGDDDLDIPDFLK, from the coding sequence ATGAGCCAGAACCAGAACTACCTCGCAGTGATCAAGGTGGTCGGAGTCGGTGGCGGCGGCGTGAACGCCGTGAACCGGATGATCGAGCTGGGGCTGCGCGGAGTCGAGTTCATCGCGATCAACACCGATGCGCAGGCGCTGCTGATGAGCGACGCCGACGTCAAGCTCGACGTCGGGCGTGAGCTCACCCGCGGGCTCGGCGCGGGCGCCGACCCCGAGGTCGGGCGACGCGCGGCCGAAGACCACGCTGAGGAGATCGAAGAGGCCCTGCGCGGCGCCGACATGGTCTTCGTCACGGCGGGCGAGGGCGGCGGCACGGGCACCGGAGGTGCTCCGGTCGTGGCCAAGATCGCGAAGTCGATCGGTGCGCTCACCATCGGTGTCGTCACCAAGCCCTTCTCGTTCGAGGGCCGCCGCCGGCAGAGCCAGGCCGAGACCGGCGTGGGCAAGCTGAAGGAAGAGGTCGACACCCTCATCGTGGTGCCGAACGACCGTCTCCTCGAGATCAGCGACCGCGGCATCTCGATGATCGAGGCGTTCGCCACCGCAGACCAGGTGCTCCTCGCCGGTGTACAGGGCATCACCGACCTGATCACGACGCCCGGTCTGATCAACCTCGACTTCGCCGACGTGAAGTCGGTCATGCAGGGTGCGGGCTCGGCGCTCATGGGCATCGGGTCGGCGCGCGGCGCCGACCGCGCGATCAAGGCCGCGGAGCTCGCGGTCGAATCGCCGCTGCTGGAAGCCTCGATCGAGGGCGCCCACGGCGTGCTCCTGTCGATCCAGGGCGGGTCGAACCTCGGCATCTTCGAGATCAACGACGCCGCGCAGCTGGTGAAGGAGGCCGCGCACCCCGAGGCCAACATCATCTTCGGCACGGTCATCGACGACACCCTCGGCGACGAGGTGCGCGTCACGGTCATCGCCGCCGGCTTCGACGGTGGCGAGCCTGCTCTGCGCATCGAACCAGTGGCCGCCCGCGTGGCAGCGCCTCCCGTGCTCCCGGTGACGCCGGCCGCGGATGCCGCCAAGGAGCTCTCCGCAGACGAGCGCGAGCCCGAGAAGGTCTCGGTCTCCGTCCCCGACACGAGCTACGACTCGGCGTTCGGCGACGACGACCTCGACATCCCGGACTTCCTCAAGTAA
- a CDS encoding UDP-N-acetylglucosamine--N-acetylmuramyl-(pentapeptide) pyrophosphoryl-undecaprenol N-acetylglucosamine transferase, with protein sequence MTTYLLAGGGTAGHVNPLLAVADGLRARDPEASVLVLGTAEGLEARLVPDRGYELLIVDKVPFPRRLNSAAAKFPARFRGAIAQVRRHIAEHGVDVVVGFGGYAAAPAYLAARRAGVPFVVHEANAKPGLANVLGARRAARVGVAFDGTPLRRGEVVGMPLRREIVALDREALRAEAAAHFGLDAGRPTLLVFGGSLGALRLNVAFGEAWSAVLEEGWNLLHVTGEASDLTDPEVPGYALRRYVDRMDLAFALADLIVSRSGAATVSEISALGIPAVYVPYAVGNGEQALNAASAVDAGAAILIPDAEFTGDRVRSDVVPLLADEARRAAMTAAAASVGTRTGTENVIALIDGALGR encoded by the coding sequence GTGACGACCTACCTGCTCGCCGGCGGCGGGACCGCCGGACACGTCAACCCGCTGCTGGCTGTCGCCGACGGACTCCGCGCGCGCGACCCGGAGGCGAGCGTGCTCGTGCTCGGCACCGCCGAAGGCCTCGAGGCGCGGCTCGTGCCCGACCGCGGCTATGAGCTGCTGATCGTCGACAAGGTCCCGTTCCCGCGGCGACTGAACTCTGCTGCCGCGAAGTTCCCCGCCCGGTTCCGGGGCGCCATCGCGCAGGTGCGACGCCACATTGCCGAGCACGGTGTCGATGTCGTCGTCGGGTTCGGCGGCTACGCGGCCGCGCCGGCCTACCTCGCCGCCCGGCGCGCGGGAGTGCCGTTCGTCGTGCACGAGGCCAACGCCAAGCCGGGGCTCGCGAACGTGCTCGGGGCGCGCCGCGCGGCCCGCGTCGGCGTCGCCTTCGATGGCACGCCGCTGCGCCGTGGCGAGGTCGTCGGCATGCCGCTGCGCCGCGAGATCGTCGCGCTCGACCGCGAGGCCCTGCGCGCGGAGGCGGCGGCGCACTTCGGACTGGATGCGGGGCGCCCGACCCTGCTCGTGTTCGGCGGATCCCTGGGGGCGCTGCGCCTGAACGTCGCATTCGGCGAGGCGTGGAGCGCCGTGCTCGAGGAGGGCTGGAACCTGCTGCACGTCACCGGTGAGGCGTCCGACCTCACCGATCCCGAGGTGCCCGGCTACGCCCTGCGGCGCTACGTCGACCGGATGGACCTCGCCTTCGCCCTGGCCGACCTCATCGTGTCCCGCTCGGGCGCGGCGACCGTCAGCGAGATCAGTGCGCTCGGCATCCCCGCCGTGTACGTGCCGTACGCGGTCGGCAACGGCGAGCAGGCCCTGAACGCCGCGTCCGCCGTCGACGCGGGCGCCGCGATCCTCATCCCCGACGCCGAGTTCACCGGCGACCGGGTGCGCAGCGACGTCGTCCCGCTGCTCGCGGACGAGGCCAGGCGCGCCGCCATGACGGCGGCAGCAGCATCCGTCGGCACGCGCACAGGCACCGAGAACGTGATCGCGCTCATCGACGGAGCCCTCGGCCGCTGA
- the murD gene encoding UDP-N-acetylmuramoyl-L-alanine--D-glutamate ligase: MTARLDALTSWHADWKGLRVAVLGLSTTGFSVADTLTELGAEVLVVTERADEEYERLLPVIGARLWVGSLAEVPAELAEFAPEVVVASPGFPPQHPLIEWTQREGIALWGDIELAWRVRDKVVRADGSPAEWMLITGTNGKTTTTQLTATMLVAGGLRAAPVGNIGTPVLDAVRDPAGFDVLVVELSSHQLWYLGLQSGPQPVSPHASVCLNLADDHLEWHGSAEAYRAAKAHVYDLTRVACVYNKADVATREMVEDADVVDGARAIGFDLGVPGPSDLGVVDGILVDRAFLEDRRTSALELTTVADLAARGLAAPHVVANILAAAALARSLDVPPRAIREALETFRLDPHRIEVVAVAEGVTWVDDSKATNPHAASSSLTAYPGAVWVVGGLLKGVDISELVAGRGRTAKAAIVIGADRTEVVAAFARHAPAVPVFEVDAPETEGVMARVVELAAGIARDGDVVLLAPAAASFDQFSSYADRGTRFASAVRERIGRTAGDDDRRTDPPPREPAG; the protein is encoded by the coding sequence ATGACCGCGCGGCTGGACGCCCTGACGAGCTGGCACGCCGACTGGAAGGGCCTGCGCGTCGCCGTGCTCGGGCTGTCGACCACCGGCTTCTCGGTCGCCGACACGCTCACCGAGCTCGGCGCCGAGGTGCTCGTCGTGACCGAGCGCGCCGACGAGGAGTACGAGCGTCTGCTGCCGGTCATCGGCGCGCGCCTGTGGGTGGGGTCGCTCGCCGAGGTGCCCGCCGAGCTCGCCGAGTTCGCGCCGGAGGTCGTCGTGGCCTCGCCGGGGTTCCCGCCCCAGCATCCGCTGATCGAGTGGACGCAGCGGGAGGGCATCGCGCTGTGGGGAGACATCGAGCTGGCCTGGCGCGTGCGCGACAAGGTCGTCCGCGCCGACGGCTCGCCTGCGGAGTGGATGCTAATCACCGGCACGAACGGGAAGACCACCACCACGCAGCTCACCGCCACCATGCTCGTCGCGGGCGGCCTGCGCGCGGCTCCGGTCGGCAACATCGGCACGCCGGTGCTCGACGCCGTGCGCGACCCCGCGGGGTTCGACGTGCTCGTCGTCGAGCTGTCCAGCCACCAGCTCTGGTACCTCGGCCTGCAGAGCGGGCCGCAGCCGGTGTCACCGCACGCCTCCGTCTGCCTCAACCTCGCCGACGACCACCTCGAATGGCACGGCTCCGCTGAGGCCTACCGAGCGGCGAAGGCCCACGTCTACGACCTCACCAGGGTCGCCTGCGTCTACAACAAGGCTGACGTCGCGACACGCGAGATGGTCGAGGACGCCGATGTGGTCGATGGCGCGAGGGCGATCGGGTTCGACCTCGGCGTGCCGGGCCCGAGCGACCTGGGCGTCGTCGACGGGATCCTCGTCGACCGTGCCTTCCTCGAGGACCGCCGCACCAGCGCGCTCGAGCTGACGACCGTCGCCGACCTCGCTGCCCGGGGCCTCGCCGCCCCGCACGTGGTGGCCAACATCCTGGCCGCCGCGGCTCTCGCCCGCTCGCTGGACGTGCCGCCTCGGGCCATCCGCGAGGCGCTCGAGACGTTCCGCCTCGACCCGCACCGGATCGAGGTCGTCGCCGTGGCCGAGGGCGTGACGTGGGTCGACGACTCGAAGGCCACGAATCCGCACGCCGCCTCGTCCTCGCTGACCGCCTACCCCGGCGCGGTGTGGGTCGTCGGCGGGCTGCTCAAGGGCGTCGACATCTCCGAGCTGGTCGCGGGACGCGGGCGCACGGCCAAAGCGGCGATCGTCATCGGCGCCGACCGGACCGAGGTCGTCGCGGCGTTCGCACGACACGCGCCGGCGGTGCCCGTCTTCGAGGTCGATGCCCCTGAGACTGAAGGGGTCATGGCACGGGTCGTCGAACTGGCGGCAGGGATCGCGCGTGACGGGGACGTGGTCTTGCTCGCCCCCGCCGCAGCATCCTTCGACCAGTTCTCGTCCTACGCCGACCGCGGCACGCGCTTCGCGAGCGCGGTGAGGGAACGGATCGGGAGGACAGCCGGTGACGACGACCGACGCACCGACCCTCCGCCCCGCGAACCCGCAGGCTGA
- a CDS encoding YggS family pyridoxal phosphate-dependent enzyme gives MDADPADALADRLSEVDERIAQAARAAGRDPAALTRIVVTKFHPASLVDELAALGVRDVGENRQQELTAKIAELGPRADLTWHFIGQVQTKKARAVRAGASVVHSLDRIRLADALDAAADDTVLDVLLQVNLTDDPARGGVTPADLAALAEHAAGLTTLRVRGVMAVAPLGEHPASAFARLAGHAATVRATVPDATWISAGMTADFAEAIAAGATHLRIGSAITGPRPLHG, from the coding sequence ATGGATGCTGATCCTGCCGACGCGCTCGCCGACCGTCTCTCCGAGGTCGACGAGCGCATCGCGCAGGCCGCGCGTGCGGCGGGGCGCGACCCCGCCGCACTCACGCGCATCGTGGTGACGAAGTTCCACCCCGCGTCCCTCGTCGATGAGCTCGCCGCCCTCGGCGTGCGCGATGTCGGCGAGAACCGGCAGCAGGAGCTCACCGCGAAGATCGCGGAGCTCGGCCCTCGTGCCGACCTCACCTGGCATTTCATCGGGCAGGTTCAGACCAAGAAGGCCCGGGCGGTGCGCGCCGGTGCGTCCGTCGTGCACTCGCTCGACCGCATCCGCCTCGCGGACGCGCTCGATGCGGCCGCCGACGACACGGTGCTCGACGTGCTGCTCCAGGTGAACCTCACCGACGACCCCGCCCGCGGGGGCGTCACCCCCGCAGACCTTGCGGCGCTGGCCGAGCACGCCGCCGGGCTGACCACGCTGCGTGTCCGCGGCGTGATGGCCGTCGCGCCCCTCGGCGAGCACCCGGCGTCCGCCTTCGCGCGGCTCGCCGGTCACGCCGCGACCGTGCGCGCCACCGTGCCGGATGCCACCTGGATCTCCGCGGGGATGACCGCGGATTTCGCCGAGGCGATCGCCGCGGGCGCGACACACCTGCGCATCGGCTCGGCAATCACGGGCCCGAGGCCCCTGCACGGTTAG